The proteins below are encoded in one region of Halalkalicoccus jeotgali B3:
- a CDS encoding serine/threonine-protein kinase RIO2, producing MVQNVASVMQDLAPEDFHLLSGVEHGMRFSEWVNREKLPQFSRLTPEEVDFRLERCLDRELVERKTIQYEGVRLRMDGYDALALRTFAERNTIEGFGVPLGVGKESDVFEVQSYRPMALKFHREGYTNFREVRRERDYTAEKEHLSWFYTARKAAEREYETLEALYPDVSVPRPEDQNRHALVMEKIDGVELSRTKLESQQVRPILEMILRELTRAYERGYVHADMSQYNVFVAEDGITIFDWPQAVSREHENAVEFLGRDVRNLFGYFERKYPGQVPDVDEFALVDAVRDGSFERLAHLE from the coding sequence ATGGTACAAAACGTCGCGAGCGTCATGCAGGACCTCGCGCCCGAGGACTTTCACCTCCTCTCGGGGGTCGAACACGGGATGCGCTTTAGCGAATGGGTGAACCGCGAGAAGCTTCCCCAGTTCTCGCGTCTCACACCCGAGGAGGTCGACTTCCGGCTGGAGCGCTGTCTGGACCGCGAGCTCGTCGAACGAAAGACCATCCAGTACGAGGGGGTCCGTCTCCGAATGGACGGCTACGATGCCCTCGCGTTGCGGACCTTCGCCGAGCGTAACACCATCGAGGGGTTCGGGGTTCCGCTGGGTGTCGGCAAGGAGAGTGACGTCTTCGAGGTCCAATCCTACCGCCCGATGGCGCTGAAGTTCCACCGCGAGGGCTATACGAATTTCAGAGAAGTCCGCCGCGAGCGCGATTACACTGCCGAAAAGGAGCACCTCTCGTGGTTCTACACCGCTCGCAAGGCCGCAGAACGTGAGTACGAGACGTTGGAGGCGCTCTATCCGGATGTCTCGGTCCCGCGCCCGGAGGATCAGAACCGCCATGCCCTGGTCATGGAGAAGATCGACGGGGTCGAACTCTCGCGGACGAAACTCGAATCCCAGCAGGTCCGCCCCATTCTCGAGATGATCCTCCGGGAACTCACACGAGCCTACGAACGGGGCTACGTTCACGCCGATATGAGCCAGTACAACGTCTTCGTCGCGGAGGACGGGATCACGATCTTCGATTGGCCACAGGCGGTGTCGCGCGAACACGAGAACGCGGTGGAGTTCCTGGGACGCGACGTCCGCAACCTCTTCGGGTATTTCGAGCGCAAATATCCCGGTCAGGTTCCCGACGTCGACGAGTTCGCGCTCGTCGACGCCGTTCGCGACGGTTCGTTCGAACGCCTTGCCCATCTCGAATAA
- a CDS encoding aldo/keto reductase, with protein sequence MAGNLPRVGLGTYSETNREQWVECVKTALEAGYRHIDTAQVYGNEEYVGEGIARSDVPREEVFLATKTVHVDVPGPTQTEIVESVEESLEKLRTEYVDLLYVHWPAGCYEPETTFGAFDDFHREGLVRNVGVSNFEPETLEEAREMSEAPIFANQVECHPFCQQAELREYAVEHDHWLVAYCPLARGEVFDDPVLGEIAEDHGTTEAQVSLAWLLSKENVAVVPRSTGERHIRENLAARDLDLNDEEIERIDGIEREHRLIDRDYAPWN encoded by the coding sequence ATGGCAGGAAACCTCCCGCGGGTGGGACTCGGTACCTACTCGGAGACGAACCGCGAGCAGTGGGTCGAGTGCGTCAAGACGGCCCTCGAAGCCGGCTATCGGCACATCGATACCGCACAGGTCTACGGAAACGAGGAGTACGTCGGTGAGGGGATCGCCCGCTCGGACGTCCCCCGCGAGGAGGTGTTTCTCGCGACCAAGACGGTCCACGTCGACGTGCCCGGCCCCACGCAGACGGAGATCGTCGAGTCGGTCGAGGAGAGTCTCGAAAAGCTCCGGACGGAGTACGTCGATCTGTTGTACGTCCACTGGCCCGCAGGGTGTTACGAGCCGGAGACCACCTTCGGCGCGTTCGACGACTTCCACAGGGAGGGGCTGGTCCGCAACGTCGGCGTCTCGAACTTCGAGCCCGAAACCCTCGAGGAGGCCCGTGAAATGAGCGAGGCACCGATCTTCGCGAACCAGGTCGAGTGTCACCCGTTCTGTCAGCAGGCGGAACTCCGCGAGTACGCCGTCGAACACGACCACTGGCTCGTCGCGTACTGCCCGCTAGCACGCGGCGAAGTCTTCGACGACCCCGTACTCGGCGAGATCGCAGAGGACCACGGGACGACCGAGGCACAGGTTTCGCTTGCGTGGTTGCTCTCGAAGGAGAACGTGGCAGTCGTCCCGCGCTCGACGGGCGAGAGACACATCCGTGAGAACCTCGCGGCCCGCGACCTCGATCTGAACGACGAGGAGATCGAGCGGATCGACGGAATCGAGCGCGAACACCGGCTCATCGACCGCGACTACGCGCCGTGGAACTGA
- a CDS encoding class I SAM-dependent methyltransferase, with protein MSDSQPVFAALYDPVTRLAERRFGPEREWLTEGLSGRVLDLGCGTGATFPYLCDRDLDLHAVEPDPHMRKRARRRATDVGCSVEIHTGTAESVPYPDGSFDAVVVSLVLCSVSDVEESVEEIARVLAPGGECRFLEHVRADGRQARIQEALTPCWRRVAGGCHLDRETPAAFVSNPDLRVETLQRVPIGFPPVAPILRGRVVRE; from the coding sequence ATGAGCGATTCACAGCCGGTCTTCGCGGCACTGTACGACCCCGTGACCCGACTCGCGGAACGACGCTTCGGCCCGGAACGCGAATGGCTCACCGAGGGGCTCTCGGGGCGAGTCCTCGATCTGGGGTGTGGGACCGGCGCGACCTTCCCGTACCTCTGTGACCGGGACCTCGATCTCCACGCCGTCGAACCGGACCCCCACATGCGAAAACGGGCGAGACGCCGGGCCACCGACGTCGGGTGTTCGGTCGAGATCCACACAGGAACGGCCGAGTCGGTGCCGTATCCGGACGGGTCGTTCGACGCGGTGGTCGTCTCGCTGGTGTTGTGTTCGGTCTCGGACGTCGAGGAGAGCGTCGAGGAGATCGCACGCGTGCTCGCGCCCGGCGGGGAGTGTCGCTTCCTCGAGCACGTCCGGGCGGACGGTCGGCAGGCGAGGATACAGGAGGCGTTGACACCCTGCTGGCGACGTGTGGCGGGAGGCTGTCACCTCGACCGCGAAACCCCCGCGGCGTTCGTCTCGAACCCCGATCTCCGAGTCGAGACGCTCCAGCGCGTTCCCATCGGTTTCCCGCCGGTCGCACCGATCCTGCGGGGGCGAGTCGTTCGCGAGTAA
- a CDS encoding TrmB family transcriptional regulator produces MTTDETAALDALERLGLSNYEAKVFIALQTLGTGTARDVYRVSEIPRSQVYGAAENLAERGLVEVQHSTPMQYRPVSLAEAEELLEERFERERTQAFEYLESVRECHEPGPEEREDIWSVSGAEQVSDRIEHLVRGAERRVVFGARATELVRDSLYETLTETADDGIEVVIVSEDPAVRSLFTDAPIEVHAPPENLRNERAARMLVVDDRAVLLSVRGDSDEQEAAFWSESSGFATVLVEILTGWLTTAVAE; encoded by the coding sequence ATGACGACCGATGAAACGGCAGCACTCGACGCGTTGGAGCGACTCGGACTCTCGAACTACGAGGCGAAAGTGTTCATCGCCCTCCAGACGCTCGGGACGGGAACCGCACGCGACGTCTATCGCGTCTCCGAGATCCCCCGATCGCAGGTGTACGGTGCCGCTGAAAACCTCGCCGAACGCGGGCTGGTCGAGGTCCAGCACTCGACGCCGATGCAGTATCGACCGGTGAGCCTGGCGGAGGCCGAGGAACTGCTCGAAGAGCGCTTCGAGCGCGAGCGCACGCAGGCGTTCGAGTACCTCGAATCCGTCCGCGAATGCCACGAACCCGGCCCCGAGGAGCGCGAGGACATCTGGTCGGTCAGCGGCGCCGAGCAGGTGAGCGACCGGATCGAACACCTCGTCAGGGGGGCCGAACGTCGCGTCGTCTTCGGTGCGCGGGCGACTGAACTGGTACGCGACTCGCTTTACGAGACGCTCACCGAGACTGCCGACGACGGGATCGAGGTGGTGATCGTCAGCGAGGACCCCGCGGTCAGATCGCTGTTTACCGACGCACCCATCGAGGTTCACGCACCGCCCGAGAACCTCCGAAACGAGCGGGCCGCTCGGATGCTCGTGGTCGACGACCGGGCGGTGTTACTGAGCGTCCGGGGCGATAGCGACGAGCAGGAGGCGGCCTTCTGGAGCGAATCGAGCGGCTTTGCGACCGTGCTCGTCGAGATCCTCACGGGGTGGCTCACGACCGCCGTCGCCGAGTAA
- a CDS encoding 50S ribosomal protein L15e has protein sequence MARSFYSHIRDAWKNPKEGALGELQWQRKQEWREQGAIERIERPTRLDRARDLGYKAKQGVVLARVSIRKGTARKQRHKAGRRSKRQGVTRVTRNKNLQRVAEERATRTYRNLRVLNSYGVGQDGSQKWFEVILVDPEHPAIENDDDLGWICGDSQENRALRGLTSAGQQNRGLGTKGKGTEHTRPSRNS, from the coding sequence ATGGCACGAAGCTTCTATTCACACATCCGAGACGCATGGAAGAACCCCAAGGAGGGGGCACTGGGCGAACTCCAGTGGCAGCGAAAACAGGAGTGGCGCGAACAGGGCGCAATCGAGCGCATCGAGCGACCCACACGCCTCGACCGCGCGCGGGATCTGGGCTATAAGGCTAAACAGGGCGTCGTCCTCGCACGCGTCAGCATTCGCAAGGGCACAGCCCGCAAGCAGCGCCACAAGGCCGGACGGCGCTCGAAACGCCAGGGCGTCACCCGCGTGACGCGCAACAAGAACCTTCAACGGGTGGCCGAGGAACGGGCGACCCGGACGTACCGCAACCTGCGAGTGCTGAACTCCTACGGCGTCGGCCAGGACGGCTCGCAGAAGTGGTTCGAGGTGATCCTCGTCGATCCCGAGCACCCCGCGATCGAAAACGACGACGATCTGGGCTGGATCTGCGGTGACAGCCAGGAGAACCGCGCGCTGCGCGGGCTGACCAGCGCCGGTCAGCAAAACCGCGGGCTCGGGACGAAAGGCAAGGGCACCGAACACACCCGTCCGAGCCGCAACAGCTAG
- the ubaA gene encoding SAMP-activating enzyme E1 gives MADLSLGPTQLDRYSRHIIMDEIGPEGQAKLLDSRVLVIGAGGLGAPIIQYLAAAGIGTLGIADDDVVERSNLQRQIVHGDADVGEPKVESAKRYVERLNPDITVETHEVRVEPENVEELIAKYDVVVDGSDNFRTRYLVNDACTLSETPFSHGAIYKFEGQAITFPAGEGEDRGPCYRCLFPEAPPEDAVADCASTGVLGVLPGTVGCIQATEAMKLVLGFGEVLDGRLVAYDAADMSFEEVPVRRNPDCPICGEDPIESIENVEYAAEGCRVSADAD, from the coding sequence ATGGCGGACCTCTCGCTCGGCCCCACGCAGCTGGATCGCTACTCCAGACACATCATCATGGACGAGATCGGCCCCGAGGGCCAGGCGAAGCTGCTCGATTCGCGCGTGCTCGTGATCGGCGCTGGCGGGCTCGGCGCGCCGATCATCCAGTATCTGGCCGCCGCCGGAATCGGGACCCTCGGCATCGCCGACGACGACGTCGTCGAGCGCTCGAACCTCCAACGCCAGATCGTCCACGGCGACGCGGACGTCGGCGAGCCGAAAGTCGAATCGGCCAAACGGTACGTCGAGCGGCTCAACCCCGACATCACCGTCGAAACCCACGAGGTACGAGTAGAACCCGAGAACGTCGAGGAACTGATCGCGAAGTACGACGTCGTGGTCGACGGCTCCGATAATTTCAGAACCAGATACCTCGTCAACGACGCCTGTACCCTCTCGGAAACGCCGTTTTCCCACGGTGCGATCTACAAGTTCGAGGGCCAGGCGATCACGTTTCCTGCAGGGGAGGGCGAGGATCGAGGACCCTGCTACCGGTGTCTGTTCCCCGAGGCACCCCCCGAGGACGCGGTCGCGGACTGTGCGAGCACGGGCGTGCTTGGCGTCCTTCCGGGTACCGTCGGTTGCATCCAGGCGACGGAGGCGATGAAGCTCGTCCTCGGGTTCGGGGAGGTACTCGACGGGCGGTTGGTAGCCTACGACGCCGCCGACATGAGCTTCGAGGAGGTTCCCGTGCGGAGGAACCCCGACTGTCCGATCTGTGGTGAGGACCCGATCGAGTCCATCGAGAACGTCGAGTACGCCGCCGAGGGCTGTCGAGTGAGCGCCGACGCCGACTGA
- a CDS encoding DUF4350 domain-containing protein: MNRRTFLATAGVALSGPGIASAAPPTRPPIRLYSPASQLAADGSPLTDDSVVAAWAEPTAYNRTAGRSEPVRYDGSIPLVSIDGRVAGIGSMLVADPARQGGHATYADSNGRALLALWDALVDGTRVRWDATHDQYWSLDAFGRFRDLAGREGYELGSADAVDRSTLADADGLVVTTPPRAFDPEELDALAAFVDRGGALFLHDQATFRGLDETDNLNAIAERLDLAFRFNADEVNDDEANAGAPFEVLTTAYDPDQFV; the protein is encoded by the coding sequence ATGAACCGACGGACGTTCCTCGCGACCGCCGGAGTGGCCCTCTCCGGTCCCGGGATCGCGAGCGCCGCCCCCCCTACCCGCCCCCCGATCCGGCTGTACTCGCCGGCGAGCCAGTTGGCCGCCGACGGCTCCCCGCTGACCGACGACTCGGTCGTGGCGGCGTGGGCCGAACCGACCGCCTACAACCGTACCGCAGGCCGGAGCGAACCCGTACGGTACGACGGGTCGATTCCGCTGGTTTCGATCGACGGCCGCGTCGCCGGGATCGGATCGATGCTCGTCGCCGATCCCGCCCGACAGGGCGGTCACGCGACTTACGCCGACTCGAACGGCCGGGCGCTGCTTGCGCTGTGGGACGCCCTCGTTGACGGAACGCGGGTCCGCTGGGACGCCACCCACGATCAGTACTGGAGTCTGGACGCGTTCGGGCGGTTTCGAGACCTCGCCGGACGCGAGGGCTACGAACTCGGGTCGGCCGACGCCGTCGACCGGTCGACGCTCGCGGACGCCGACGGCCTCGTGGTCACGACACCGCCGCGGGCGTTCGACCCCGAGGAACTCGACGCGCTCGCGGCGTTCGTCGACCGGGGCGGTGCCCTGTTCCTCCACGATCAGGCGACCTTCCGCGGGCTCGACGAGACCGACAACCTGAACGCGATCGCCGAGCGCCTTGATCTTGCCTTCCGATTCAACGCCGACGAGGTCAACGACGACGAGGCCAACGCCGGTGCGCCCTTCGAGGTATTGACGACGGCGTACGACCCCGACCAGTTCGTCTGA
- a CDS encoding lipoate--protein ligase family protein codes for MDRRGSEWRLVHEESYRGPMNMALDEVAAASAAAGGPRTLRVYRWEPSTLSLGYHQDPTTVDWEFCECEGITVTRRPTGGGGIYHDSYGDISYSIVAPADELPGDLMETYELLCEPIFDAFDRLGVAAEFADEPRPEIHRPACYLRELHPAHDVVAGGRKLSGNAQYRRRDAVIQHGSITFESRPERHLSTFSKPETTPKEFTERVTSLKEEGVGERERAVEALEGALKEWVDAEDGAWTDDEMAAARERADGKFASEAWNHNGEDPLARSTKSKEG; via the coding sequence ATGGATCGGCGAGGAAGCGAGTGGCGACTCGTCCACGAGGAGTCCTACCGGGGGCCGATGAACATGGCGCTCGACGAGGTCGCGGCCGCGAGTGCCGCCGCGGGCGGCCCGCGGACCCTGCGGGTCTATCGGTGGGAGCCGAGTACGCTCTCGCTTGGCTATCATCAGGATCCCACGACCGTCGACTGGGAGTTCTGCGAGTGCGAGGGGATCACCGTCACGCGCCGTCCGACCGGCGGCGGCGGGATCTATCACGACTCGTACGGAGATATCTCCTATTCGATCGTCGCGCCCGCCGACGAGCTCCCGGGCGATCTGATGGAGACGTACGAACTGCTCTGTGAGCCGATCTTCGACGCCTTCGACCGGCTGGGCGTCGCGGCAGAGTTCGCAGACGAGCCTCGACCGGAGATCCACCGGCCCGCCTGCTACCTGCGGGAGCTACATCCGGCCCACGACGTGGTGGCGGGCGGGCGGAAACTGAGCGGGAACGCCCAGTACAGGAGGAGGGATGCGGTCATCCAGCACGGCTCGATCACCTTTGAGTCGCGCCCCGAGCGCCACCTGTCGACCTTCTCGAAGCCGGAGACGACTCCGAAGGAGTTCACAGAGCGGGTGACGAGCCTGAAAGAAGAGGGCGTCGGCGAGCGCGAACGGGCCGTCGAGGCACTCGAAGGCGCTCTAAAGGAGTGGGTCGACGCCGAGGACGGGGCGTGGACCGACGACGAGATGGCGGCCGCCCGCGAACGCGCCGACGGAAAGTTCGCGAGCGAAGCCTGGAATCACAACGGCGAGGATCCACTCGCCAGAAGTACCAAGAGCAAGGAGGGGTGA
- a CDS encoding DUF371 domain-containing protein, which yields MEEVVRAKGHENVSAEHASTFEVTTDDWLTPAGDCILAVEADRAPAEFDPEFVAACREEGARITVRFEADGHVEDVVGQGHPDLAFESERSMVGRTSEYVDERTVVVGTDQAAAGFDRDLVEALAAGAELTVTLRVEPAE from the coding sequence ATGGAGGAAGTCGTCCGCGCGAAGGGCCACGAGAACGTCAGCGCAGAGCACGCGAGCACCTTCGAGGTCACGACCGACGACTGGCTCACGCCCGCCGGCGACTGCATCCTCGCCGTCGAGGCCGACCGCGCGCCCGCGGAGTTCGATCCTGAGTTCGTCGCAGCCTGCCGCGAGGAGGGAGCGAGAATCACCGTCAGATTCGAGGCCGACGGCCACGTCGAGGACGTCGTCGGGCAGGGTCATCCCGACCTCGCCTTCGAGAGTGAGCGCAGCATGGTCGGGCGCACCAGCGAGTACGTCGACGAGCGGACCGTCGTCGTCGGCACGGACCAAGCGGCGGCGGGGTTCGATCGCGACCTGGTGGAAGCACTGGCCGCGGGCGCGGAGCTGACGGTGACGCTGCGGGTCGAGCCCGCCGAGTAG
- a CDS encoding endonuclease III domain-containing protein, whose protein sequence is MGDESEPTENISGGPGGGGSEATFDPGEAATRAEAVVDVLGERYWQKTYGGQDAFECLVRTILSQNTSDKASQPAHESLMERYGGGDLVEALAEAHRDELAETISSAGLYNQKSDVMIAAAEEIREEFGSEAEFDAFVRESEPETVRSRLLEINGVGPKTADCVLLFSGGRGGVFPVDTHVHRIYRRMGIAPPEADHEAVREVLEEQVPAEKCGFGHTASIQFGREFCSARKPACLDGPEACPLYDCCERVGVDEVSETVVDPAEAD, encoded by the coding sequence ATGGGCGACGAGTCGGAGCCGACGGAAAACATCAGCGGCGGCCCCGGTGGCGGCGGAAGCGAGGCGACGTTCGACCCGGGCGAGGCCGCCACCCGCGCGGAGGCGGTCGTCGACGTGCTGGGCGAGCGCTACTGGCAGAAAACGTACGGTGGCCAGGACGCCTTCGAGTGTCTCGTTCGCACTATTCTGAGCCAGAACACCTCGGACAAAGCGAGCCAGCCGGCCCACGAGTCGCTGATGGAGCGGTATGGCGGCGGTGACCTAGTCGAGGCGCTCGCTGAGGCGCATCGGGACGAGCTCGCCGAGACGATCAGTTCCGCGGGGCTGTACAACCAGAAATCGGACGTGATGATCGCCGCGGCCGAGGAGATCCGCGAGGAGTTCGGCTCGGAGGCCGAGTTCGACGCGTTCGTCCGCGAGAGCGAACCCGAGACGGTGCGCTCGCGCCTGTTGGAGATCAACGGCGTCGGGCCCAAGACGGCCGATTGTGTCCTCCTGTTCTCGGGCGGCCGGGGCGGCGTCTTCCCCGTCGACACCCACGTCCATCGGATCTACCGGCGCATGGGGATTGCGCCCCCCGAGGCCGACCACGAGGCGGTACGGGAGGTTCTGGAGGAACAGGTCCCCGCCGAGAAGTGTGGCTTTGGCCACACCGCGAGCATCCAGTTCGGTCGGGAGTTCTGTTCGGCGCGCAAACCCGCCTGCCTCGACGGGCCGGAGGCCTGTCCGCTGTACGACTGCTGTGAGCGGGTCGGGGTCGACGAAGTGAGCGAGACGGTGGTCGACCCCGCGGAGGCCGATTAG
- a CDS encoding alpha/beta hydrolase, translated as MTSIRGLARATVVTLAMLLVAAALVGLVYAETPYTPDEDPERLVPDVEVSETDAGYVLSDGPVTDDAVGVIFYPGARVAPESYLPHLAPLVAERDVIVIVPEMPLNFAVFDTGAADEAMVANPHIERWYVGGHSLGGAMACEYADGERVEGLVLFASYCASDLSDGEISGLSVLGTADSVIDAERERDSRVNLPPNTEVVEIEGMNHAQFGAYGPQRGDNPPEITDEEARERLSTVLIDWVEPVTEPR; from the coding sequence ATGACCTCGATCCGCGGGCTCGCCCGCGCCACGGTAGTCACCCTCGCCATGCTGCTGGTCGCCGCGGCGCTCGTCGGCCTCGTCTACGCCGAGACTCCTTACACACCCGACGAGGACCCAGAGCGCCTCGTGCCCGACGTCGAAGTCAGCGAAACCGACGCGGGCTACGTCCTCTCGGACGGTCCCGTCACCGACGACGCCGTCGGGGTGATCTTCTACCCCGGCGCGCGCGTCGCCCCCGAGAGCTACCTCCCGCATCTCGCGCCGCTCGTCGCCGAGCGCGACGTAATCGTGATCGTCCCGGAGATGCCGCTCAACTTCGCGGTCTTCGATACCGGCGCCGCCGACGAGGCGATGGTGGCGAACCCCCACATCGAGCGCTGGTACGTCGGTGGGCACTCGCTCGGCGGGGCAATGGCCTGCGAGTACGCCGACGGCGAGAGGGTCGAGGGCCTCGTCCTCTTCGCCTCCTACTGTGCGAGCGACCTGAGCGACGGGGAGATCAGTGGTCTGAGTGTCCTCGGCACCGCCGACAGCGTGATCGACGCCGAGCGCGAGCGCGACTCGCGTGTGAACCTCCCGCCCAATACGGAAGTCGTCGAGATCGAAGGGATGAACCACGCCCAGTTCGGTGCGTACGGTCCCCAGCGAGGCGATAACCCCCCAGAGATAACCGACGAAGAGGCCAGAGAGCGGCTCTCGACGGTTCTGATCGACTGGGTCGAACCCGTGACGGAGCCGCGCTAA
- a CDS encoding disulfide bond formation protein B: protein MPRLGSREWLALGTFLAAVATAGSLYFSEGLGFVPCELCWYQRVFMYPLVPVLGIAAFEGNTRVYPTALALAIPGATVAAYHSAIQRVGGGTCSIGGGCTSIQYELLGLSIPNMALVAFLLVIGAVVAAGRSA from the coding sequence ATGCCCCGACTCGGCTCGCGGGAGTGGCTCGCCCTCGGAACCTTCCTCGCAGCGGTCGCGACCGCCGGCAGCCTCTACTTCAGCGAGGGCCTCGGGTTCGTCCCCTGTGAGCTGTGCTGGTACCAGCGGGTCTTCATGTATCCGCTGGTCCCCGTACTGGGGATCGCCGCGTTCGAAGGAAACACGAGGGTTTACCCGACTGCGCTCGCGCTCGCGATCCCCGGCGCGACGGTTGCGGCGTATCACTCGGCCATTCAGCGCGTCGGCGGGGGGACCTGCTCTATCGGCGGGGGCTGTACGTCGATCCAGTACGAACTGCTCGGCCTCTCGATCCCGAACATGGCGCTCGTTGCCTTCCTTCTCGTGATCGGGGCGGTGGTCGCCGCAGGCCGATCCGCCTGA
- a CDS encoding beta-CASP ribonuclease aCPSF1, which produces MSTVDQKLDDALQTIKDEIPADISVSDVTYEGPELVVYTREPKKFAQQGDLVRQLASKLRKRITVRPDPDVLAPPAKAREQIRSVIPEDAGVTDLDFHADTGEVVIEAQKPGMVIGRRGSTLREITQKVGWTPEVVRTPPIESPTVSNVRSFLKQERDDRRDILERVGRQIHREQLSEEQWVRISTLGCCREVGRAAFVLSTADTRILIDCGDKPGSDDVPYLQVPEALGSGANSIDAVVLTHAHLDHSALLPLLFKYGYDGPIYTTEPTRDLMGLLQLDYLDVAAKEGRTPPYASEMVRETIKHTIPIEYGDVTDIAPDVKLTMHNAGHILGSAVSHFHIGNGMYNVAFSGDIHYDETRLLNGAVNDFPRVETLVLESTYGGRNDYQTDQSDSEQKLIETISEAYDRGGKIVIPAFAVGRSQEIMLVLEEAMRTGKIPEMPIHLDGMIWEATAIHTTYPEYLNDDVRDRIFHDDQNPFLADYFNHIDGGEDERQRVADDEQCIILSTSGMVTGGPIMSWLEHLGPDPDNTMIFVGYQAQGTMGRRIQSGRDEIPMNDSRGRSNRLKLNLDVETVDGFSGHADRQGLENFVKTMNPRPEKVLCVHGDERSVQDLSSALYHNYNMRTFAPKNLETFRFK; this is translated from the coding sequence ATGAGCACGGTAGATCAGAAACTCGACGACGCACTGCAAACGATCAAAGACGAGATCCCCGCGGATATCTCCGTCTCCGATGTGACCTACGAGGGACCGGAGCTGGTCGTCTACACCCGCGAGCCCAAGAAATTCGCCCAGCAGGGCGATCTCGTCCGGCAGCTCGCGAGCAAGCTCCGCAAACGTATCACCGTCCGCCCGGACCCCGACGTCCTCGCGCCGCCGGCGAAGGCCCGCGAGCAGATCCGATCGGTCATCCCCGAAGACGCCGGCGTCACCGATCTGGACTTCCACGCCGACACCGGCGAGGTCGTTATCGAGGCCCAGAAACCGGGGATGGTGATCGGCCGGCGCGGATCGACGCTCCGGGAGATCACCCAGAAGGTCGGCTGGACGCCCGAGGTCGTTCGTACGCCGCCGATCGAATCGCCAACCGTCTCGAACGTCCGGAGCTTCCTCAAACAGGAACGCGACGACCGTCGAGACATCCTCGAACGGGTCGGCCGCCAGATCCACCGCGAACAGCTCTCCGAAGAGCAGTGGGTTCGTATCAGTACGCTCGGCTGTTGTCGCGAGGTCGGGCGGGCCGCCTTCGTTCTTTCGACGGCCGACACCCGCATCCTGATCGACTGTGGGGACAAGCCCGGCTCGGACGACGTTCCGTACCTCCAGGTCCCGGAAGCGCTCGGTTCGGGCGCGAACTCGATCGACGCCGTCGTCCTGACTCACGCCCACCTCGACCACTCGGCGCTCCTTCCACTCCTCTTCAAGTACGGCTACGACGGCCCGATCTACACCACCGAGCCCACCCGTGACCTGATGGGGTTGCTCCAGCTCGATTACCTTGACGTCGCTGCCAAGGAGGGCCGGACCCCGCCCTACGCCTCGGAGATGGTCCGGGAGACGATCAAACACACCATCCCCATCGAGTACGGCGACGTCACCGACATCGCGCCCGACGTCAAACTCACGATGCACAACGCGGGTCACATCCTCGGCTCGGCCGTTTCACACTTCCACATCGGCAACGGGATGTACAACGTCGCGTTCTCGGGGGACATCCACTACGACGAGACGCGCCTGCTCAACGGCGCGGTCAACGACTTCCCCCGAGTCGAGACGCTCGTGCTCGAATCCACCTACGGGGGCCGAAACGACTACCAGACCGACCAGAGCGACTCCGAGCAAAAGCTCATCGAGACGATCAGCGAGGCTTACGACCGCGGCGGGAAGATCGTGATCCCCGCGTTCGCGGTGGGTCGTTCACAGGAGATCATGCTCGTTTTGGAGGAGGCGATGCGGACGGGTAAGATCCCCGAGATGCCGATCCATCTCGACGGGATGATCTGGGAGGCGACCGCGATCCACACCACCTACCCCGAGTACCTGAACGACGACGTCCGGGATCGGATCTTCCACGACGACCAGAACCCGTTTCTCGCCGATTACTTCAACCATATCGACGGCGGCGAGGACGAACGCCAGCGCGTCGCCGATGACGAGCAGTGTATCATCCTGTCGACGTCGGGGATGGTCACCGGCGGCCCGATCATGTCCTGGCTCGAACACCTCGGTCCCGACCCGGACAACACCATGATCTTCGTCGGCTATCAGGCCCAGGGGACCATGGGCCGGCGGATCCAGAGCGGTCGCGACGAGATCCCGATGAACGACAGCCGCGGGCGCTCGAACCGGCTCAAGCTGAACCTCGACGTCGAAACCGTCGACGGCTTCTCGGGCCACGCCGACCGCCAGGGACTGGAGAACTTCGTCAAGACGATGAACCCCCGCCCCGAGAAGGTACTCTGTGTCCACGGCGACGAACGCTCGGTGCAGGACCTCTCGAGCGCGCTCTATCACAACTACAACATGCGCACCTTCGCCCCGAAGAACCTCGAAACGTTCCGTTTCAAATGA